A part of Helicobacter himalayensis genomic DNA contains:
- the fusA gene encoding elongation factor G, with protein MARTTPLQRIRNIGIAAHIDAGKTTTSERILFYTGVSHKIGEVHDGAATMDWMEQEKERGITITSAATTCFWKDYQINLIDTPGHVDFTIEVERSMRVLDGAVAVFCSVGGVQPQSETVWRQANKYGVPRMVFVNKMDRIGANFYNVESQIKQRLKANPVPINIPIGAEENFKGVVDLVQMKAIVWNDESMGAKYDIEEIPAELADKAAEYREKLLESVAEQDEALMEKYLGGEELSIEEIKKGIKLGCLNMSLIPMLCGSSFKNKGVQTLLDAVVDFLPAPTEVAEIKGINPKDESELSVESSDNGAFAGLAFKIMTDPFVGQLTFVRAYRGKLESGSYVLNSTKGKKERVGRLLKMHSNKREDIKEIYAGEICAFVGLKETLTGDTLCDEKAPVVLERMEFPEPVIHIAVEPKTKADQEKMSIALGKLAEEDPSFRVSTQEETGQTLIGGMGELHLEIIVDRLKREFKVEAEVGQPQVAFRETIRSSVEQECKYAKQSGGRGQYGHVFIKLEPKEPGTGYEFVNDISGGVIPKEYIPAVDKGIQEAMQSGVLAGYPVVDFKVTLYDGSYHDVDSSEMAFKIAGSMAFKDACRKANAVLLEPLMKVEVEVPEEYMGDVIGDLNRRRGQINSMDDRMGLKIVNAFVPLAEMFGYSTDLRSATQGRGTYTMEFDHYGEVPNNIAKEIMEKRSS; from the coding sequence ATGGCAAGAACTACCCCACTTCAGCGTATTAGAAATATCGGTATTGCAGCCCACATTGACGCGGGTAAAACGACGACTTCAGAGCGCATTTTGTTTTATACAGGCGTTAGTCATAAAATTGGCGAGGTGCATGATGGCGCGGCGACAATGGACTGGATGGAGCAAGAAAAAGAGCGCGGAATTACGATTACTTCTGCGGCGACAACTTGCTTTTGGAAAGATTATCAAATAAACCTTATTGACACACCCGGACATGTGGATTTTACTATTGAGGTTGAGCGCTCTATGCGTGTGCTTGATGGTGCTGTGGCGGTATTTTGTTCCGTTGGTGGTGTGCAGCCACAGAGCGAAACCGTTTGGCGACAAGCAAATAAATATGGCGTGCCAAGAATGGTATTTGTCAATAAAATGGATAGAATCGGAGCAAATTTCTACAATGTAGAATCTCAAATCAAACAACGTCTCAAAGCCAATCCAGTGCCAATTAACATTCCTATTGGTGCGGAAGAGAATTTCAAGGGCGTAGTTGATTTGGTGCAAATGAAAGCTATTGTATGGAATGATGAATCTATGGGTGCAAAATACGACATAGAGGAGATTCCAGCAGAGCTTGCAGACAAAGCAGCGGAATATAGAGAGAAACTTTTAGAATCTGTTGCTGAGCAAGATGAAGCGTTAATGGAAAAATATCTCGGTGGCGAGGAATTAAGCATTGAAGAAATTAAAAAGGGCATCAAATTAGGTTGCCTCAATATGAGCCTCATTCCAATGCTTTGTGGTTCAAGCTTTAAAAACAAGGGTGTGCAGACTTTGCTTGATGCGGTAGTGGATTTTCTTCCTGCGCCAACTGAAGTTGCAGAGATTAAGGGAATCAATCCAAAAGATGAAAGTGAGCTAAGTGTAGAATCTAGCGATAATGGCGCATTTGCAGGACTTGCATTTAAAATTATGACCGATCCATTTGTCGGACAGCTCACTTTCGTGCGTGCTTACCGCGGAAAGCTAGAATCTGGAAGCTATGTGCTAAATTCTACAAAGGGTAAAAAGGAGCGCGTGGGACGCTTGCTTAAAATGCACTCTAACAAAAGAGAGGATATTAAGGAGATTTATGCGGGTGAAATTTGCGCGTTTGTGGGATTGAAAGAAACGCTCACAGGTGATACACTTTGCGATGAAAAAGCACCGGTGGTTTTGGAACGTATGGAATTTCCAGAGCCTGTAATCCATATTGCGGTTGAGCCAAAAACAAAGGCTGACCAAGAAAAAATGTCAATCGCACTCGGTAAGCTCGCAGAAGAGGATCCAAGCTTTAGGGTAAGCACGCAAGAAGAGACGGGACAAACACTTATTGGTGGTATGGGTGAATTACACCTTGAAATCATCGTAGATAGATTAAAGCGCGAATTTAAAGTGGAAGCAGAAGTCGGACAGCCACAAGTGGCATTCCGCGAAACTATCCGCAGCAGTGTCGAGCAAGAATGCAAATATGCTAAGCAATCCGGTGGGCGCGGACAATATGGGCATGTGTTTATTAAGCTTGAGCCAAAAGAGCCGGGCACTGGATATGAATTTGTGAATGATATTAGCGGTGGTGTGATTCCAAAAGAATACATTCCTGCGGTGGATAAAGGTATCCAAGAGGCAATGCAAAGCGGTGTGCTAGCGGGTTATCCGGTGGTGGATTTCAAGGTTACGCTTTATGATGGAAGCTATCACGATGTGGATTCTAGTGAAATGGCGTTTAAAATCGCCGGCTCAATGGCATTTAAAGATGCGTGTCGCAAAGCAAATGCGGTGTTGCTTGAACCACTTATGAAAGTTGAAGTTGAAGTGCCAGAAGAATATATGGGCGATGTGATAGGTGACCTTAACCGCAGACGCGGACAGATTAACTCAATGGACGACAGAATGGGGCTTAAAATCGTCAATGCGTTTGTACCTTTGGCTGAGATGTTTGGCTATTCTACGGATTTGCGCTCTGCTACACAAGGGCGCGGGACTTACACGATGGAATTTGACCATTATGGCGAAGTGCCAAATAACATTGCTAAGGAGATTATGGAAAAACGTAGTAGCTAG
- a CDS encoding glycosyltransferase — protein sequence MNQPKISVVTIVYNDIAHIKETMDSVINQNYPHIEYILIDGASTDGTRECIESALREIALDSSLLVCEYPLEASIATIGSFSKEELENLATLDSAILSKEASFSIKYDTPSFYLQGTRKDNPYFTFKFLSQKDSGIYDAMNKGIDLASGQWCNFMNCGDRFYANTSIRELFEAFFLEYGGGDRIGVIYGDACIMYSPIESKILYSKTTNHKYHHHFIHQSAFIDTALIKYTKYNQNFRIAGDTDFFTKAYNAGAKFLHFDVVIARFNVEGVSSSLSWQMFKEDCQIGYKYNKFYPIWYGLRYAFYIVPRVCVRNAIPQKWRNKARVTFGKKHT from the coding sequence ATGAATCAGCCGAAAATTAGCGTTGTAACCATTGTTTATAATGATATTGCACATATCAAAGAAACAATGGATTCTGTAATCAATCAAAACTACCCACATATTGAATACATTCTCATCGATGGTGCGAGCACTGATGGCACGCGCGAGTGTATAGAATCTGCCCTGCGAGAAATCGCGCTAGATTCCAGCCTTTTGGTGTGTGAATATCCACTAGAAGCAAGCATTGCAACGATTGGTAGTTTTAGTAAAGAGGAGTTAGAGAATCTTGCTACTTTAGATTCTGCGATTTTAAGCAAGGAAGCATCTTTTAGCATCAAATATGACACCCCTAGCTTTTATCTGCAAGGCACACGCAAAGACAATCCATATTTTACTTTTAAATTCTTAAGTCAAAAAGATAGTGGAATCTATGATGCTATGAACAAAGGTATTGATCTTGCCAGCGGGCAGTGGTGTAATTTTATGAATTGTGGCGATAGATTTTATGCAAATACCAGCATAAGAGAGCTTTTTGAAGCCTTCTTCTTAGAGTATGGGGGGGGGGATAGAATTGGAGTTATTTATGGTGATGCTTGTATCATGTATAGCCCCATAGAATCTAAAATTTTGTATTCTAAAACTACCAATCACAAATATCATCATCATTTTATTCATCAGAGTGCTTTTATCGACACCGCTCTTATTAAATACACAAAATATAATCAAAACTTTAGGATTGCAGGCGATACGGATTTTTTTACTAAGGCTTATAATGCAGGTGCAAAATTTCTACATTTTGATGTTGTGATAGCTAGGTTTAATGTTGAGGGTGTGAGTTCTAGTCTTTCGTGGCAGATGTTTAAAGAAGATTGTCAAATAGGTTATAAGTATAATAAATTTTATCCTATTTGGTATGGCTTGCGTTACGCATTCTATATTGTTCCGCGTGTATGTGTGCGCAATGCAATACCGCAAAAATGGCGCAACAAAGCGCGTGTGACATTTGGTAAAAAACATACATAA
- a CDS encoding glycosyltransferase family 10 domain-containing protein — translation MKQIRIHFCDFGDMQGIANYFIDFLGNHFEVVLDDKTPQYVFYSVFGSSEILKYKDSIRIFYTGENLCADFDLCDYAIDFNHLEFFDRHLRYPLYLFYKEDFLRASKKHQNITPQILQEKTRFCNFVASNNIFAESFREEAFYALNSYKRVDSGGRFLNNIGGRVKDKFAFQSECKFSLCFENSSTPGYITEKLIQAAAAKSVPIYWGDERACLALSERGGGINKKSIIFVQDLEQMKKEVERLDNDDEAFLAKLREPLFLDKNHSEFFDAQMEGFLLHIFTQDFTKAFRRGKGMRLKKEAEYQIYVRIRNFIKSVCSVRHLGLFKALRARKSTIRKGQ, via the coding sequence ATGAAGCAAATCCGTATTCATTTTTGCGATTTTGGCGATATGCAAGGTATTGCGAACTATTTTATTGATTTTTTGGGCAATCATTTTGAAGTGGTGCTTGATGACAAGACGCCACAATATGTGTTTTATTCAGTTTTTGGTAGCAGTGAAATCTTAAAATACAAAGACTCTATACGGATTTTTTACACAGGAGAGAATCTTTGTGCAGATTTTGATTTATGTGATTATGCGATTGATTTTAATCATTTAGAATTTTTTGACAGGCATTTACGCTATCCACTTTATTTATTTTACAAGGAAGATTTTTTGCGTGCGAGCAAAAAACATCAGAATATTACACCACAAATTTTGCAAGAAAAAACGCGATTCTGTAACTTTGTTGCAAGTAACAATATTTTTGCTGAGAGTTTTAGAGAAGAGGCTTTTTATGCTCTAAATTCATATAAGCGTGTAGATTCTGGAGGGAGATTTTTAAATAACATTGGCGGTAGAGTGAAAGATAAATTTGCATTTCAAAGTGAGTGTAAATTTTCTCTTTGTTTTGAAAACTCTTCAACACCCGGATATATTACCGAAAAGCTCATTCAAGCAGCTGCTGCTAAGAGTGTTCCTATTTATTGGGGTGATGAGCGTGCGTGCTTGGCATTGAGTGAGCGGGGGGGGGGCATAAATAAAAAAAGCATTATCTTTGTGCAGGATTTGGAGCAAATGAAAAAAGAAGTGGAGAGGCTCGATAATGATGATGAGGCATTTTTGGCAAAACTGCGCGAGCCACTTTTTTTGGATAAAAATCACAGCGAGTTTTTTGACGCACAAATGGAGGGATTTTTATTGCATATTTTTACTCAAGATTTTACTAAGGCTTTTAGGCGTGGAAAGGGAATGCGTTTGAAAAAAGAGGCAGAATATCAAATTTATGTACGTATTCGAAATTTTATCAAGAGCGTATGTAGTGTGAGACATTTGGGATTATTTAAGGCTTTGCGTGCAAGAAAAAGCACTATAAGGAAAGGGCAATGA
- a CDS encoding glycosyltransferase family 4 protein has translation MQSDRSKNVLIASLTRKGGGFEHYTTSILQHFSLPYTIYQSKYVNPESKIAHAKTMITYTNKLTFVLNSLFVLPFIFIKLCFIAKRYDVLYLPHFHFWNIVFIFAFRLHNKPVVLTEHDGIVHLGDELPLQQALINACIKHSTHIIFLTHYVKSLVSPKLLKGKQISIIPHGIFAFEGLHTKQKTYKNKPTLLFFGRVSKYKGIELLLEAISTIPETSFDKLIIAGKSSYTYNIGNLKEFVVKKIEIIDAFLPQQKIVELFNQAHILIMPYLEASQSGVAAVGIANAMPTICTDVGGLKEQFILANSNGGGAIVSSALSFANRMQMILLLPFCIWRRIERFIMPLATTSPFWRKA, from the coding sequence ATGCAAAGTGATAGGTCAAAAAATGTCCTTATAGCCTCATTAACACGCAAAGGCGGAGGCTTTGAACATTACACTACTTCTATATTGCAACACTTTAGTCTGCCTTATACCATATATCAAAGCAAGTATGTGAATCCTGAAAGTAAAATTGCTCACGCTAAAACAATGATAACCTACACAAACAAGCTCACATTTGTGCTAAACTCCCTCTTTGTTTTGCCTTTCATATTTATCAAGCTTTGCTTCATCGCAAAGCGATACGATGTGCTTTATCTGCCACATTTTCATTTTTGGAATATTGTTTTCATTTTTGCTTTTAGGCTTCATAATAAGCCTGTTGTGCTAACAGAACACGATGGAATCGTGCATTTAGGTGATGAATTGCCCTTGCAACAAGCCCTCATTAATGCTTGTATTAAGCACTCCACACATATTATTTTTCTTACACATTATGTCAAATCCCTTGTATCCCCAAAACTACTAAAAGGCAAACAAATATCAATCATACCTCATGGCATTTTTGCGTTTGAAGGTCTGCATACTAAGCAAAAAACCTACAAGAATAAACCTACCTTACTATTTTTTGGACGCGTGAGTAAATATAAGGGTATAGAATTACTACTAGAAGCTATAAGCACGATACCTGAGACCTCCTTTGATAAGCTCATTATTGCAGGAAAAAGTAGCTATACATACAATATAGGCAACCTCAAAGAATTTGTTGTGAAAAAAATAGAGATTATTGATGCTTTCTTACCACAACAAAAAATTGTTGAGCTTTTTAATCAGGCTCATATTCTCATTATGCCATACCTTGAAGCAAGCCAAAGTGGTGTAGCTGCTGTTGGAATTGCTAATGCTATGCCTACAATATGCACTGATGTTGGTGGCTTAAAAGAGCAATTTATTTTAGCAAATAGCAATGGGGGGGGGGCAATAGTAAGCTCTGCGCTATCATTTGCCAACCGAATGCAAATGATATTGCTTCTTCCATTTTGCATTTGGCGAAGGATAGAACGCTTTATAATGCCCTTAGCCACGACCTCACCCTTTTGGCGGAAAGCTTAA
- a CDS encoding glycosyltransferase family 4 protein has product MANLCAHTRLSTELWEEENLEAEGQYKLLHIASDSVRGGAESVFRNTIQQTLESNLYSIYIASCDDLKNLPQNIQDTHFCKLDDWGNYPKPLGAIKYIFNFKNYRLLKSFLLKTKPDIIHVQNYLSRLSPSILFAIRHYKRHFPNIRVVYTEHGFGPCPNGGFYNYAQKSICTRCIGKSKFQIALRNCDRRGRIYSVLKALRVPFYLGVFDMRKLFDRIIFVSSFQMQKHIEDSWEKSKLAIVPNPIEMRFLNKQVSLSDKCDFVVFFGRLSPEKNVGLLIEAFAKVRENPKFSNYRLLIIGDGDDRKSCENLARTLFSKSARINNAHSCRNTLLPYTFLGQKSPQEIREILKTAKLSVLPSLWYETFGLVLVESILAGVIPITSKLGAMEETIEKYYGFSFEFSEPARNANNVENLQVLLCNVLENYEDIFNDFKTKRGQILQNLHNAEFLKNLIKVYETPSGGGAIE; this is encoded by the coding sequence GTGGCAAACCTATGTGCGCATACTCGCTTATCTACTGAGCTTTGGGAAGAAGAAAATCTAGAGGCTGAGGGGCAATATAAACTTTTACACATCGCTTCAGATTCTGTGCGTGGTGGAGCCGAAAGTGTTTTTAGAAATACAATTCAGCAAACCTTGGAAAGCAACCTTTATAGTATTTATATTGCAAGCTGTGATGACCTTAAAAATTTACCTCAAAATATACAAGACACGCATTTTTGTAAGCTTGATGATTGGGGAAACTACCCAAAGCCTCTTGGAGCAATCAAATATATTTTTAATTTCAAAAACTATCGCTTGCTTAAATCTTTTCTTTTAAAAACCAAGCCAGATATTATTCATGTGCAAAATTATCTTTCGCGCTTGAGTCCAAGCATTCTTTTTGCTATACGGCATTATAAGCGTCATTTTCCAAATATACGCGTTGTTTATACAGAGCATGGTTTTGGACCTTGTCCTAATGGGGGGTTTTATAATTATGCACAAAAAAGTATTTGCACGCGCTGTATAGGAAAATCAAAATTTCAAATCGCTTTGAGAAATTGTGATAGGCGAGGGAGAATTTATTCTGTTCTGAAAGCATTGCGCGTGCCGTTTTATCTTGGGGTTTTCGATATGCGCAAGCTTTTTGACAGAATTATTTTTGTTAGTAGCTTCCAAATGCAAAAGCACATAGAGGATTCTTGGGAAAAATCAAAACTTGCTATTGTGCCAAACCCCATTGAAATGCGCTTTTTAAATAAACAAGTGAGTTTAAGTGATAAGTGTGATTTTGTAGTGTTTTTTGGGCGTTTAAGTCCAGAGAAAAATGTAGGTTTGTTGATTGAGGCGTTTGCCAAGGTGAGAGAAAACCCAAAATTTAGCAATTATAGACTTTTAATCATTGGTGATGGAGATGATAGAAAATCTTGTGAGAATCTCGCGCGCACTTTATTTTCTAAATCCGCACGCATAAATAATGCACACTCTTGCAGGAATACACTTTTGCCTTACACTTTTTTGGGGCAAAAGTCCCCGCAGGAGATTAGAGAGATTTTAAAAACCGCTAAATTAAGTGTTTTACCTTCATTGTGGTATGAAACCTTTGGGCTTGTGTTGGTAGAATCTATTTTGGCTGGTGTCATACCTATTACATCTAAACTTGGGGCTATGGAAGAAACGATAGAAAAATATTATGGCTTTAGTTTTGAGTTTAGCGAGCCTGCAAGGAATGCAAATAATGTAGAGAATTTGCAAGTTTTGTTGTGTAATGTATTGGAAAATTATGAGGATATTTTTAATGATTTCAAAACCAAGCGCGGGCAAATACTTCAGAATCTGCACAATGCAGAATTCCTAAAAAATCTCATAAAAGTTTATGAAACTCCTAGCGGGGGGGGGGCAATAGAGTAG
- a CDS encoding glycosyltransferase, translating to MVFVCLYLSAFDNREHSATFSFFSHMTPLQLRPLLREAKICVMPTKCFETFGLSIVEATLAGCIPLVRDIGALNETAQKYAGLVFPDSKDSCFLASKLQEVLEDYPQKWEEFSKRREAVIQTLQTKNYRDDLRALYF from the coding sequence ATTGTCTTTGTTTGCCTTTATTTATCGGCTTTTGATAATAGAGAACATTCTGCAACATTTTCGTTTTTTTCGCATATGACGCCATTGCAATTGCGCCCTTTGTTGCGTGAAGCTAAAATTTGTGTAATGCCCACAAAATGTTTTGAAACCTTTGGTCTTAGTATTGTAGAGGCTACTCTTGCAGGTTGTATTCCTCTTGTGCGAGATATTGGCGCGCTTAATGAAACAGCCCAAAAATATGCTGGATTAGTATTTCCAGATAGCAAAGATTCTTGTTTTCTTGCTTCTAAACTGCAAGAAGTGCTGGAAGATTATCCGCAAAAATGGGAGGAATTTAGCAAAAGACGCGAGGCTGTTATTCAAACCTTGCAAACAAAAAACTATCGCGATGATTTACGCGCCCTCTATTTTTGA
- the uvrA gene encoding excinuclease ABC subunit UvrA, with protein MNTKNLQLIQIQGAKENNLKNINLEIPKNQLVVFTGLSGSGKSTLAFDTLYAEGQRRYIESLSSYVRQFLDKVGKPNVDKIEGLTPAIAIDQKTTSKNPRSTVGTITEIYDYLRLLFARIGVQHCHICGEKISHMSQTDIIAQVLELEQDSTLIILAPIVKEKKGSFADKIESLRQKGFVRAQIDGVMTRLDEEIELAKHKKHTIKVVIDRVVLNSDNSTRIAQAIEKALKESYGEVEIEQTLPQTPQKETRHIHYSEHFACFNCKVSFEELEPLSFSFNSPKGACVDCLGLGVKYTLDVKKILDKSQPLKKGGIKVIFGYNKNYYAELFAGFCKAYDIDMEKSFEELDSQKQNLLLYGAPNLVSFKWNKSTLERPWKGIIQIAYDMFKDDKDLGDYTTEKTCPTCKGHRLNLSSLSVKVGGLGIGEIIDLPIEQVFAFFKDDVHFKDLNPQQAMIAAPILKEIRERLFFLDDVGLGYLSLGRDARSISGGESQRIRIASQIGSGLTGVMYVLDEPSIGLHERDTLRLIKTLRSLQEKGNSVIVVEHDRETILHADFIVDIGPGAGVNGGEVVFSGTKEQLLKAKTLTASYLNNENLIDHRHNRAQEKWLEIKHITINNIKNLSLKIPLSNFVCVTGVSGSGKSSLILQTLLPTAQEILNNAKKIHKCDGVEIVGLEQLDKVIYLDQSPIGRTPRSNPATYTGVMDHIRTLFSQVKESKLRGYSAGRFSFNVKGGRCEKCQGEGEIKIEMHFLPDVMVKCDACGGKKYNPQTLEIHYNGKNIADVLAMSVEEALGFFAKVPKIASQLSTLCAVGLGYIHLGQNALTLSGGEAQRVKLAKELSRKDTGKTLYILDEPTTGLHFADVDKLIKVLHHLVELGNSMIVIEHNLDLIKNADFIIDIGPEGGDKGGKIVDCGTPTMLAKNHVKTGSYTGKFLENELRTLNQKRINQK; from the coding sequence TTGATAAAATCGAGGGGCTCACGCCTGCGATTGCTATCGATCAAAAGACGACTTCTAAGAATCCACGCTCAACAGTTGGGACAATTACTGAAATTTATGATTATTTGCGACTACTATTTGCGCGCATAGGGGTACAGCACTGCCACATTTGCGGGGAGAAAATCTCGCATATGAGTCAAACTGATATTATCGCGCAGGTGCTAGAGCTAGAGCAAGATTCCACCCTTATAATCCTCGCGCCAATTGTGAAAGAGAAAAAAGGCTCATTTGCTGACAAGATAGAATCTTTGCGTCAAAAGGGTTTCGTGCGTGCGCAAATTGATGGCGTAATGACGCGCCTAGATGAAGAAATCGAGCTTGCAAAACACAAAAAACACACGATTAAGGTGGTGATTGATAGAGTGGTGCTAAACAGCGACAATAGCACACGTATCGCTCAAGCCATTGAAAAAGCACTTAAAGAATCTTATGGCGAGGTTGAAATCGAGCAAACTTTGCCCCAAACACCACAAAAAGAAACGCGCCATATCCATTACAGCGAACATTTTGCGTGTTTTAATTGTAAGGTGAGTTTTGAAGAGCTAGAGCCACTTAGCTTTAGCTTTAACTCGCCAAAAGGCGCTTGTGTGGATTGTCTAGGGCTTGGGGTAAAATACACACTTGATGTAAAAAAAATCCTTGATAAATCGCAACCTTTAAAAAAAGGTGGGATAAAAGTCATTTTTGGTTACAACAAAAACTACTATGCCGAGCTGTTTGCAGGCTTTTGCAAGGCGTATGACATAGATATGGAAAAAAGCTTTGAAGAGCTAGATTCTCAAAAGCAGAATCTCCTTTTATATGGTGCGCCAAATCTAGTGAGCTTTAAGTGGAATAAAAGCACACTAGAGCGCCCGTGGAAGGGCATTATCCAAATTGCGTATGATATGTTTAAAGATGACAAGGACTTAGGCGATTACACGACTGAAAAAACCTGTCCCACCTGTAAAGGGCATCGTCTAAACCTCTCATCTCTAAGCGTAAAAGTCGGTGGGCTTGGAATTGGCGAGATTATCGATTTGCCAATCGAACAGGTTTTTGCGTTTTTCAAAGATGACGTGCATTTTAAAGATTTGAATCCACAGCAAGCAATGATTGCTGCGCCGATTTTGAAAGAAATTAGAGAGCGCCTCTTTTTCCTTGACGATGTGGGGCTGGGCTACCTTAGCCTTGGGCGCGATGCACGGAGCATTAGCGGTGGGGAAAGTCAGAGAATCCGCATTGCAAGTCAAATTGGAAGTGGGCTTACAGGCGTGATGTATGTGCTTGATGAGCCTAGTATCGGCTTGCACGAGCGCGACACATTGCGGCTTATTAAGACTTTGCGCTCATTACAGGAAAAGGGCAATAGTGTGATTGTCGTAGAGCACGATAGAGAAACGATTTTACACGCGGATTTCATCGTGGATATTGGACCGGGCGCTGGTGTCAATGGTGGAGAAGTCGTATTCAGTGGGACAAAGGAGCAATTACTTAAGGCTAAAACACTCACCGCAAGCTATTTGAACAATGAGAATCTCATCGATCATCGTCACAATCGCGCGCAGGAAAAGTGGCTTGAAATCAAGCATATAACAATCAATAACATTAAAAACCTTAGCTTAAAAATCCCGCTTAGCAACTTTGTTTGTGTTACGGGCGTGAGTGGAAGCGGGAAAAGCTCGCTAATTTTGCAAACGCTACTCCCAACGGCGCAAGAGATTCTCAATAATGCTAAAAAAATCCACAAATGCGATGGCGTAGAAATCGTGGGGCTAGAGCAATTAGATAAAGTGATTTATCTTGATCAAAGCCCCATCGGACGCACGCCACGTAGTAATCCTGCAACTTATACAGGTGTAATGGATCATATCCGCACGCTTTTTAGCCAAGTCAAAGAATCTAAACTGCGCGGGTATAGCGCGGGGCGCTTTAGTTTCAATGTCAAAGGTGGGCGATGCGAAAAATGTCAAGGCGAGGGTGAGATAAAGATTGAAATGCACTTTTTACCCGATGTGATGGTAAAATGCGATGCGTGCGGGGGTAAAAAATACAATCCACAAACGCTAGAAATCCACTATAATGGCAAAAATATCGCTGATGTGCTAGCAATGAGCGTGGAAGAGGCACTGGGGTTTTTTGCCAAAGTGCCAAAAATCGCAAGCCAGCTTAGCACATTGTGCGCGGTTGGGCTTGGGTATATCCATTTAGGACAAAATGCGCTAACGCTTAGTGGTGGGGAAGCACAGCGTGTCAAACTCGCTAAAGAACTAAGTCGCAAGGACACAGGAAAGACGCTCTATATCCTTGATGAGCCGACCACAGGACTGCATTTTGCCGATGTCGATAAGCTCATAAAGGTATTGCATCACTTAGTCGAGCTTGGCAATAGTATGATTGTGATTGAGCATAATTTGGATTTGATAAAAAACGCAGATTTTATCATCGATATAGGACCAGAAGGGGGCGATAAAGGCGGTAAAATCGTAGATTGTGGCACTCCAACAATGCTTGCCAAAAACCACGTAAAAACCGGTAGCTACACGGGGAAATTTTTGGAGAATGAGTTGAGGACACTAAATCAAAAGAGAATAAATCAAAAATAG